A genomic window from Parasteatoda tepidariorum isolate YZ-2023 chromosome 10, CAS_Ptep_4.0, whole genome shotgun sequence includes:
- the LOC107454273 gene encoding eukaryotic translation initiation factor 3 subunit H translates to MGVQVQARKIEVVYSTQLVSFYFIFFIVFVDDQKIMAAARSSRHDPDSDSPIDYVQIDGLVVLKIIKHCHEEGAGVTDVAQGVLLGLGVDNRLEITNCFPYPRHTDEEDFDEMEYQMEMMRHLRHVNVDHLHVGWYQSTHFGSFYNKPLLESQFNYQSSIEESVVLIYDPMRTSRGFLSLRAYRLSNTAMKLYKEGEFTLDMLKNLHVSYSKMFEEITVIIRNSHLVNLLMCEIADWMPEEENNQFLDMGTASVLEKSLQAMMECVDTVSQETNKLTNYQRQVIKQQQAKNQHLQKREAENKARIAKGEPPLPDDDINKLFKAIPPPSRLDALLVAGQIDSYCKQISQFSAQNLAKLFMTEALQQK, encoded by the exons ATGGGAGTTCAGGTTCAAGCGAGAAAGATAGAAGTTGTATACTCAACTCAACTCGTGTCgttctatttcattttcttcatcgTGTTTGTTGATGATCAAAAAATTATGGCTGCTGCAAGAAGTTCACGTCATGATCCGGATTCGGATAGTCCTATAGATTATGTTCAGATCGATGGACTg gtggttcttaaaataataaaacattgtcATGAAGAAGGGGCTGGAGTTACTGATGTCGCACAAGGAGTATTACTTGGTCTTGGAGTTGATAATAGGCTTGAAATCACAAACTGTTTTCCTTATCCCAGGCATACTGATGAAGAAGATTTTGATGAAA TGGAATATCAAATGGAAATGATGCGTCATTTAAGGCATGTCAATGTCGACCATCTTCATGTCGGTTGGTATCAAAGTACCCATTTTGGGAGTTTCTACAATAAGCCCCTCTTGGAGTCACAATTCAACTATCAGAGCTCCATCGAGGAGTCAGTTGTCTTGATTTATG ATCCCATGAGAACCAGTAGGGGTTTCCTGTCTCTTCGTGCATATCGTTTGTCTAATACTGCtatgaaattatataaagaagGAGAGTTCACTCTAGATAT GTTAAAGAATCTCCATGTATCTTATTCAAAGATGTTTGAAGAAATCACAGTGATAATTCGTAATTCTCATTTGGTGAATTTGTTGATGTGTGAAATCGCTGATTGGATGCCTGAGGAAGAGAATAATCAATTTTTGGATATGGGGACTGC ATCTGTTCTTGAAAAGAGCTTGCAAGCAATGATGGAATGTGTTGATACAGTCAGTCAAGAAACAAACAAATTGACCAACTACCAGAGACAAGTTATCAAGCAGCAACAGGCTAAGAATCAACACTTGCAGAAAAGA GAAGCAGAGAACAAGGCTCGAATTGCCAAAGGTGAACCTCCATTGCCTGATGATGACATCAACAAACTCTTCAAAGCTATTCCCCCTCCTTCTCGATTGGATGCATTGTTAGTTGCTGGACAAATTGACAGTTACTGTAAACAAATATCACAATTTTCAGCTCAGAATCTGGCTAAATTGTTTATGACTGAAGCATTGCAACAAAAGTAA